The DNA sequence CTCCGTGACCATGCGCCGCCACTGGTCGGTGTAGAGGTCCTCGAAGTGGAGCCATTTGCCGTAGGGGCCGTAGGACATGATGACGGGGTACTTGCCCGTCCGGATCGGCCGATAGACGTCGGCGCGAAGGACGAGGCCGTCGTCTATGGCGATCGGAACGTCCCAGTCGATACGCATCCCGTCGCGGACCTCGCTCTTGAAATCGCTCACTGGTCCTCCCCCTTTATGGTGGTAGGAGCCGGCCCCATCGGGCCAGGCACTTGGGGGAGTCTGCGTCCCCCTTCCCAAATCAGTCAATTTGGTGGGCAGGTAGACCCCCCTGATGCCCGGCAAGCCTGCCACGCGCTCGAGCTCCTGCAGGGCGAGCTTCGGCTCCTGCATGGGGAGCGTGGCGAGCCCCACGAATCGGTCGGGGTATGCGCGGTGGGCTTCCACCATGGCGTCGTTCACCGTGCGGGCGAGCCGCTGGCCGAGGTCGGCATCGGCCCAGTGGACCATCGGCACGCTGAGCGAGAGAGCAACACCGGCACGGCCTCTCTCCTTCTCCCGGATCGTCGAGCCGGTCCCCGACTACGGCTTCGGCTCGAACCCGGGCGCGTACAGCGGCGCGGAGATCGAGGTGTCCACGGGGGTGCCGACGATCCCGTGGGACATGTCCTTGGCGGTCAGGAAGACGACGTCCTGCTCCGGCGTCGCCAATGCCGAGTGCACGGCATTGGCCGGTATGTAGACCAGAGAGCCGGACGGCACGCGCGACTTGACGCCCTCGACTTCGGTCTCAAGCGTGCCCTGCAGGACGTAGATCCACTGCTCGTTGGGATGGCTGTGCGGTCGGCCGCCCGTTCCTCTCGGCATCCGCATCAGACCGATCTGGATGCGTTCGCCCTCGATGACCGGTCCATGCGCCGTCGAGTAGCCGGGGCCGGCGTCGATCGTATTCAGCCGGGCTAGATCAAAGATGTAGCGTCCATTGCCGGCCTTGATCGCACCCTCGGTCTTGGTTTGCGACGGTCGGGGCGTGGCGTTCCGATGCTCGCTCATGTTTCTCCTCCTCGACGGATTCAGGCTGGTGCGCTCTGAGCAAGTCGCTTACCCCCTACGAGAACCGCGTGTCCGGTCTCCGCCGACTCGACGATCGCCTCCAGCACGGCGACGTTGGCCGTTGCCTCCTCGCCGCCGACCTCCGGCCTCGTCCCCTCCCTCACGCAACGCGCGAACTCCGCCAGCTCTTCGACGACTGGGTCCACCGGCGTGAACGGCACGGCGGTCCGCTCCGGCTGGCCGCGGCGGGCGAGAAAGAGGCGCGCGCCGTCCGCCTCGCTCCAGGCCTGTGCCTCAGTGCCGTACAGCGTGATGACAGATGTCCGGTTCGCGTGTACCCACGAGGTGCCGAGGTAGCCCAGACCGCCCGCTGCGAACTCGAAGAGAATGGAGGTCGCGTCGTCGGTCTCCACCCCTGTGAGAGCCACGCGGCGTGAGAAGGCCATCACGCGGACGATGGGCCCCAGGAGGTACTGGAACGTGTCCACGTGGTGAATGCCCAGGTTGGTCATGGCCCCCCCAGGCGTCTCCGCGCG is a window from the Candidatus Rokuibacteriota bacterium genome containing:
- a CDS encoding cupin domain-containing protein — translated: MSEHRNATPRPSQTKTEGAIKAGNGRYIFDLARLNTIDAGPGYSTAHGPVIEGERIQIGLMRMPRGTGGRPHSHPNEQWIYVLQGTLETEVEGVKSRVPSGSLVYIPANAVHSALATPEQDVVFLTAKDMSHGIVGTPVDTSISAPLYAPGFEPKP
- a CDS encoding Gfo/Idh/MocA family oxidoreductase, which gives rise to MTPVRVAAVGVGGWGRVLADTAARGTGLTIVACTGRFAENREALAKTYGCRDLPSYEAVLADPEVEGVLITTPHSFHAEQVVAAAEGGKHVFVEKPFTLTVADARRAMEACRRAGVVLAVGHQRRKQAANRALKRLLDEGALGRVAQIEGNISADIGFRLKPGVWRTVRAETPGGAMTNLGIHHVDTFQYLLGPIVRVMAFSRRVALTGVETDDATSILFEFAAGGLGYLGTSWVHANRTSVITLYGTEAQAWSEADGARLFLARRGQPERTAVPFTPVDPVVEELAEFARCVREGTRPEVGGEEATANVAVLEAIVESAETGHAVLVGGKRLAQSAPA